From Dermacentor albipictus isolate Rhodes 1998 colony chromosome 8, USDA_Dalb.pri_finalv2, whole genome shotgun sequence:
AACGACGTTCGGCCTTTGTGTTGTCCTCGTCCTACCTGTGTCCTTGTTTGCGGGCTCTCCTTCCCGTGTCGTGAGTATACCGTGGAACGATTCATGGAATAGAAAATGATGCGCGCatataattaattatttatagCGCCTCATTTTCAGATGAGAAACTCCGCAAGTAACCGAGCACCAGGCCGGGGCACATTTCTACCCGTTTGAAAAAGAAAACCGGTGGATTTCCGGCGGCAGCTGTATTCGAAGCTAGtattgttgggctgctgagcacgaggtcgcgaaatcgaatctcggacacggcggccgcatttcgatggcggcgaaatgtgaaaacacccgtgtacttagatttaggtgcacgttaaagaaccccaggcggtcgaaatttccggagtcctccactacgacgtgcctcataatcagaaagtggttttggcacgtaaaaccacataatttaattaattttcgAAGCTAGTGCTTTCCGCATTCGACGCGGATGCTCATTCATTCGGCCACTGCTGCGAACggaatgcagaaataaaaaaaaaaagtagaagaaaGCGTTTCaataagcaagaaaacaaaatgcacaGGAAATAATTATAACTGTGCTGCCCAGAAGGAATGTAAAGATGGATATCGAAGACGGGTGCAAGGTATGTTAGAGGCGTGCAACCGGGGGTTTGTTAGAGCATAGCCTCTGAGATCGGAAGGGGCGCAGTACCGAGCTCGGCTACATCTCGGAGGTCGCGGTCAGGCTAACAGGGTGTGGCGTTAAGGCAAGATGTAATGAGAAAGGAGACGCACTCGAGAGCGGCAGGTTGGTGCCATGAGATGAGGGAAATATCCGGGGGAGTCCTTCGTCCTTCGCTGCTTAAaccggctgttgctgctgctggcgaTAATGATTGCTACCCTAATAGGAAcagccaacaaacgtgattttatTCCGACCACTCTCTTTACTCCCGCTTAATTGCAACACAGTTTCAATGTCTGGATATAAATAATGGGTTCATCGTCGACATTAGAATGTACGtctgctgcaggacgaaggcttgtCCCCGCGATCAGCTTACACCACGCTAAGTCATCTGGTAACTTAACtggtttttcttctttctaaGCATCAACCACTTCACGCAACAGCTCTTTCTGAGGCCAGTATGTTCCAAGCGATCGATACTACCCGGTCAAAAAAAGAGAACCATTGACCACATTGGTCTGACCAGATTCACCTGACGCCAAATCAGGACGTGAATGGCTGGGGATAGAAACGGGATTCAGTATCTATTCTCAGTTTTGTTTATGCGAAGGCCTTGCCAGCTAGTCAGCCAATTTGCGCTTGCGTTTCAGCATTTATGGGATGTGTTTTTCGACAACACTAGGCGTGTTGGAAGCGCATCCAAACAAGATGGCGTGAAGACGGTGGCTATAGTGCACTTCGGCTTGGCTGCGACTCGTTAGCCAACGCATAGAGAAATCCATCGTAGCTGGATACAGAGCACGTACGAGCCGTAAGTGGTCGTGCATTCTACGAAGGGCTGAAATCAAATAGCTGTTCGGAAAACAAACCGTCGGCTTGCCCTCGCGTGGTTAATCAGAGTCGCGCCTTCGTCAGCAAACGCGACATTTTTAAGCGACACGAGAGGGTAATGAAGCGGTTCATTTTCTGAACCGTTATAACATCGCAGGCACTTTTGCCTAACTTCCTAAAGTGTTCTGCTTTGCCCATAGAGTTTCTATACAATAATTtccagagggaactctggcgctgcgatcgttcagccatcACGGGAACGATGCGTAGTACAGGGATCTGTCTGATCATCGTGCTCGGGGCTTCGGATGTTCTTGTGGCTTGGTTTATTATGGGCCTaaattggcctaaatttcaaagcaattcaTAAGTTGTTCAATGCAGAGGGTAATAAGACTCCACAAGCACGCATAATCGCAGCTAATTGCAGTGGTCCATGCGTCATTTGTTTGATgttttcaatatcgggcttctgtgttcgaatcctgccgcaGGACTATTTTAATGATATTCATTTAATCATATATATATAACGtaaccctcaagagaaaattgtataacagccgtgtcgtaccagtactcacgtacggggcagaaacctggaagcttacgaaaagggttctacttaacttgaggacgccgcaacgagctatggaaagaagaattataggtgtaacgttaaggggtaagaaaagagcagattgggtgagggaacaaacgcgagttaatgacaccttagttgaaatcaagaaaaaaaatgaccaggcttagcttggttaagccaagaatgcgttgcatattacgcgagttggggcccagcttttcctccggctgttgtgacgtcacgtcacgtggttgcgctaaaggtcaatggtggctgcccggccgcgaccaagggctgaactgagtgattgcaatatgcaatgcataaaaagtgggcatgggcaggacatgtaatgaggagggaagataaccgctggtcattaaagattacggactggattccaaaggaagggaagcgtagcagggggcggcagaaagttaggtgggcggatgagattaagaagttggcagggacaacatgaccaattagtacatgaccggggtagttcgagaagtatgggagaggcctttgctttgcagtgggcgtattcatgatgatgatgatgatgatgatataacgTAGTACTTTCTTAAACctttgcaaagtcacgaagccattcAAAGCCAGAAGGACCAAGTTTAGGCAAATGGCATATATACTAACCATTATTCATCCCCGTGCTGGCCGAGCtaccctgcttgcagctcccgcggacactagcgccacagtttactctagtaattgtatgaaactctgcgGCTTTGCCGAGTGACTGCCTATCGAGTCTTTTTGATGGTGGCGAAGCTCCTACCCCAAAACttgtagctaacagtgtgcttGTGCAGTTCACTCAAAAGGGCAGAACATCATGAACATCATGAATATCAGAACACCTTTAATTTCATGGGAAAGGACTGGGTTTTACGACGCGTTAGGCATCCATGCAGGCATAATAATAATGTGTTCATAGACAAATAGCATTCACCACACAAACGTTGGCAAGGAAGGCATTTGTTGCCCTGACGAAAACATGTCACCTTCTTGAAATGTTGGCTCCAAGCTGATGTTTCCTTGTTTGGCCATCGTTGGCAGCACGCACATACGTACAACAAAGAAATGaacaaacaagagagagagagagagagagggagagagagggggagcaCTGCCAGAGCACTGCGCTCACACAGTAGGATGCACCGCATTACCACTGAGGCCGGTGTTCCTCAAAAACTGCGGTACCACTCGAATAGATTTCTGCGCCATCGACGGATGTGGCAATGGTACAATAATTTTCGTTTCAGGAAATGTAacgaacaagaaaacaaacaaacaacgaagCAAGCAAACAAGACAAGCCCGTGCTGAAATCTATAGGCGCCAAACATGTAACCACAGGTAGTTAGACTGCAGCAAACATTCCATAACGGCGTCTCTCGCGTCGCTGCTGTAAACTTCGACCAGTTATCCTTATCTgcgggttgctcagtggccacagcgttgcgctgctaagcacgaggtcgcgggattgaattccggtcgcggcggccgcatttcgatgggggcgaaatgcatgGAACGCCCGGGTACCGTGCACTTTTTGCACGTTAAAgcagcccaggtggtcaaaagtaatctgggttcgcccactacggcgtgcctcataaaggccgatccacacgacggaccaaattgctcttttggaccgcggtccgcgcatcacgtgataggacgtcaccagttcctgcgtaccgccgttggcccgcgcaagaccgcggccctcgcggtccaacaaatcgccgaagCTTTTCCCGCattcgttttggcggcggaccgcatgcaaaccgcagcgattttggcttagccaacgaatgttgtccggcaacagagtgtcgtcagccaaatccaatctagttttcggctcagcaaaagccagtcaagccagtagtTTTATAGAGGCTAGAAGGCTCTGTAgtagtttcatgtccgccgttccgcctacacgtgcgtgcagcagacatattttttaaacaccgtgtcctcttggagtgacgaggaggttttttcattttgtatacctcgttgagcagttcccgtcTTTGTGgggctcgagccggaatgataacaatgataacactctggccgatagtgtagctggttggtctgctctgctgtCTGCtatgcggtccgccgtgtggatgtgctctgcgccggaccggaccgcgccgggccgtgacgtcgcatcacgtgaccgagcggcccgcggacttggtccgtcgtgtggatcggccttaattAGATCGCGGATTAGGTACGTAAGGCCCCAGAATTGAAatgattttttattattattatctggcGGCTACTACTGATGGCTCTTCTGCAGAACAATTAAGATAGTTCGTACCTTAcgttaaaaaaacaacaaaggaAACCCCCGGCCAATTTCGTGAATGAGAGAACCGAATGATAAAGATTTCGCAAGCTCTTATCTTACCGGCGCTTTCCACGTGCCAGACTGGGCACGAATACGCGCGCCGTGTGCAGCCGTTTCGGACATTTCCGAAGAGCGCTTCATTGTTGTATTTTATCTAGACTGTCGCCCAGCACGATTATCGTCATCGGCCAACGATACCTTCGCGAACATGTGCCCCTTGTTACACTTCCGTGTAAGAGATACCGGTGAGAGGAACTTTAGCGTTGCGTCTTTCGGGTTTCGCCATAAGCTTGCATAACCCTTTGCGACACGCATTAGGATATAGTCATCAGAAAATTTTGAAACTGCCTGTGTGCACTCTTGATGAACAATATTTCAGTAAAAAACCATAAACAAGCCGGTACCTTAGGTACTTAATAAATTAGGTCGCGTCCTCATATGTACACACTGTGACTCAATACAACTAAGTCAGCAAAAGTCAACCGAAGGCTTTATTGCATGAAAATATTGCAGGTAGAGCGATAAAAAATTCCTCTTTGGTCATCAGCTGATCAGCCTTCTTGCTTACTTGGTGTGATATTCATAAAAACAGTCATTAGTGGCGGACAGGCACAAGAATACTTCGCACTTCCTGCACCGAACTCGTGATTTGGAATTGCATCCAGGCTTCCGGCAACGCTGTGGGAATCGTGCATCCACGTGCTGAGGCCAGTGCGCTTTACCATCCAAACGAACAGTGTTTGTAAGGAGGGGTCCACTATTATGAGGTGCTTTTGATACCCTCTGTAAGCTTTCCGCACTTGGTCGCCCTCGCTTCTTCTCCAAAGGTTTCTCGGAAACAAGCAGGCTCATGGCAGTATCGGTTTGAAACTGTAGCATGTCCATCGTGTTCTTTCGGACAAGGCCTTCAGCAGAAGCATCTCTTAAATACTGCAACCATGAGTTTGCAAGCGCAAATGAGGTGAGGTGTGAAATTACCCTTACAGgccatttttttgtctttgctCTGATGTGATAGAGCGACATGATAAAATCCAACTTATCAACCCCACCCATGTGGCGATTATACTCTAGTATAGCCTGTGGGCATTCTACCTCGATGCGCTCCTTTTTCGAGGAGCTCCACCTGCTCACAGCCCTAGCTTCACCAGTGGAAACCTGTGTTGAGGCCACCGTGACCAGATTGTTGTCCTTCCATCGCACAAGGGCAACGTCTCCTTCCTCTGTCACCTTGACATCGGTGATCCCACGCTCCTCCTTTCGCATTTCTTTTTCGCCCTTCAGCTTACAACCCAGCAGCCTGTTGCACCTGATCGTACCCGTGGCAAGGATTCCAATACCTTTTAGCTCCCTCAGAAGCAGCACGGACGTGAAGTAATTGTCAAAGAACAATTTCAGGTTGCGGTGCTGTGGGAATGACTCCACAAGTCTCATTACCACACAGCCCCCTAGACCAAGGTAGGAGAACTCCCGGTCTACTCCTGTGCCTTTGCCCTGATAGAGTTCAAAATCATGCGCCAGACCATCGGTGCTGCATCGCACAAAGATCTTCACACCAACAGGGTTTGGCTTACTTTTCACCACCTGTTTTGCTGGGACCCTTCCTGTAAATGCCACCATCTGCTCATCAATGCAGTTATGTTCAAGCTCTTCAAGCTGAAGGCACCGGGACCTAATGACATCGAGGAGCGGCCTCACCTTCCAGAACTTGTCCACACTGGATGCATCCCTTGGCTCATTCTGGTCAGTTATGTGCAATGCGCTTCGCAATTTAAAAAATCTGTTTACCGCCATTGCATCTGCAATTGCAGAAATTCGGGTACCGCTTTGCCAATACATGCGGACACGTGGGAATTTCAGGACACCCATGTAAATGAGAATTCCAAAAAACACTTTCATCTCTTGCACGGAGCACGAAAGTTCGTTTCCTGTGTTCTGCAAGGCATAAATATTTGTGTACTTCGTGAAGTCCTCGAACACTTCATCGGTGAAATACTTCATGAAATACTTTAGCGGTTCTTCTGGCGTTGATCCGCCAAGCGGGTGGTAGGTGCAGCGCGTGTCCACTGGATCGAAAGGTTTGGAGAGCCACTTGACATGCTTCACTTTTTTCGCAGGCATCTCATCACTGTCACTGAGATCACCCTCGTCGTCTGCAGGATGCATTTTAGGGTCATGCTCCTCATTCGATGCAGTTACCTGCAAACGTAAAGGCAAAATGATGCAACTGCTAACAAGAAATTTCGCTATTTGCCACTTACCGCTTGAGCTGCCTGTACATCGGCGACTTCATCGTCAGAAAGATCGGCGTCTGACACATCTCCATTCATGATGGCgtcaaaaagctggtctactGACGAGTTCGGAGTCTTGCGTCTTGTTCTCGCATGAGTCTGGATGcctataaaaggaaaaaaaggctcAGTAAAGCAGAAAAGCGACATTCGCCGCAGTTACAGCAGGATGAACCGGCGGCCGCCTAAACGGTGCATTTGTGACACGTTGTGTACAAATAGACACGCCATCGTAAACATGACCACCGTTTCCTAACCAGtagtacaataaaaaataattccGTATTATTCTTATCTATAGCACTCAGTTATCAGGTCCACAGCTTTAGTTCCAGCTTAATCAACGTTTTAAATAGGCAGAAAAGATAAAGCCAAGAGCACCTACTTGACGCGCCGTAGAACGTCGAGGCGTCcatcttgttttcttgttttggtAATGCATTTGGCGCGGCAATCACGAGATGGCAGCACCGTCCGGTAGAGCGGTAAATTCGAATGCGGCTCCAATGGCCGAAGTGTTGATGACGACGATAGAAGCTCGCAAAAAAGCTCGTGAAAATCGCGTGTACAATTGTACACGCCGTGTCGCAAAGGGATAATCTTTTTTCTCATCAAGCTCTCCATATCTTCGACCATTACATGAACGTAAGGCCAAAACCTGGAGCCTGAAGAAGGAACCTTCTTTTTTAaatggattttacgtgccaaaaccactttctgatcatgaggcacgccgtggtgggggactccggaaatttggaccacctggggttctttaacgtgcacttaaatctaagtacatgggtgttctcgcatttcatccccatcgaaatgcggccgccgtggccgggatacgatcccgcgacctcaagGAACTTGCAAGGCAGCTTTGATGAGGGAACCGTCGGCGCTTGTGGGAACTTGCGAGCACTCGCACGAATTGTGTCGTATTGATCACAGTCGCAAGTTAAGCGTTCCCTCTCTGGGTTGTAATCTCTTTTTCGTGCAACAGAATAATTCCTTTCTGATAAAGACCTGGGGATCACGGCATCGcagactgcagcagcagaaagTCACGAGAGCGCTACTGCGATTATTCAAGTCGACCGGATTGACTGACTACCTCTGAAGCAGTGGTGGAATGTTCTAGTTTTATCCTGTGCGTTTAAGCTATGtcccccttcccccttttttatctctctttttctcccctttccccctcgataagtgcagggtagccaaccgggatcGGTTCTGGTTAACATAGACGgcatgtcttctgtcatctcccTAGCTTTTCTCATTCAGGAGGCGTCAGCAATATGCAGCCATTTGTCACATTCTATCTCCAGAGTCGCTCCCTCTGCCTCCCCATTCTAGACTATCGGAAATATATGTGACGCGTCAAACCGAGTACACCGCGGAGGTGAGACTATCAGTTGTAATTCATGACTTACCTTTCGCGGAATCACCTGAGACAGTCGGTGGTGTCGATGATGACAAAGGCTCTGTGCGAACTAAGTCTGCTCAACAGGCTAGTTTGGCACTCTCAAGGTGCTGCTGTTCATTTGGGTTCTAAAGAGCGATGCGAAGGTCAGCGCGGTTCTCGGATGTAGAGCGGATGAAGGACGCTTGAGCCCGCTCACAACCAGTCCTTCTCTCCCTTAGACAGGTGACTATCGAAGGCGGTGCTAACTAAACGTTTCCTTCTTTGTGATGTGTCATGCCCCCCTCTTATAGGCACAGAGCTCGGGAAGCCACCGGGGATGCGCTGCTTGTGTAGGGgtggacaaacaaacaaacaaacgaacgaacgaacgaacaaacaaacaaacaaacaaacaaacagagagGAATGAGAGAAATGAAAACATCAGTCACTGACTCATAAGTCAACGTTTGTCCAATACCACGACTGGCGTGACGCACTAAGAGAAGCTGGCGAAAACTCAATATCATGGTGCACCTGTCGGCAGGTATCACGTTGCCCTGATGGGCTGgattcgaaaaaaagaaataaagaaagaaagaaatcgccGACGAATGTTCGAGACTATGGCGGAGCGTGACGTAACGCGAGCTCTGATTTCATCACACCTGCGGTGGCAATCGCGCCTCTGTGAGAGACGCCTGCGAgatattatacacttttctacgCCCCTGTGTGTATTAGTCATCTTTGGCCTGCATGCGGCTATGTCATGAATGATACCTCTCAGAATAGAATGACGTTTATAAAAAAAGCTTGTCAGATTTTATTTTCTCTCAACAACGCGCGCGTGTGCAATAACAACTGTTCGCACACGTTGGAATGGCATCGCAAATACGAACGCAAGCACGCGTTCGTGCTCTAAACACGAATCTTGATTGGCGAGTGGACAAAAGCAGTCGTGCGATTCACGCGCATCGTGACTATCGACTTTGGCAATGTTCCCATGCTCCCGTGTGTTTAAACAGCGCGATCATACTTTCGTATTGTATAACGAACCATGGTACCAGGTACTGCCATACGGCAAAGGGGGTCAAATACTACTACGCTAACAATTTTCGTCGTTGAAGTTTGTCGCTCCTACGATATGCTTTGCCAAGTAACTTTTGAAAGTTTGGCCACGTCTATTAATTTTGTGTGCCTATAGAAGATTCATGCCAGTGAAGCACGCTTATATTATGAATtaatttctttgtttatttatgcCCGCACTGGATGCAGTGGCAACATCATCGCGTCTTTGTCACATCAAGGTTGCCAGGCCACCTTTCGCATCCCGTTGAAATGTTTGCGGACGCCTCCTGTCACTGACAGCCTTTGGGTAGGTTTGGGACTCAGTCGGTCACTGGACCAGTTAAACGGTGAGTGAATCAAGCTCATTTCGTATGCACGTAAATGTGCTCGCTTGGCGTTATTAATTCACTCGCTGACACTGCCAGCCGCAGAACACGGAGTGCGACAAGGTCCCCTCTCATGGTTTAATGAGAAGCGGCATTTGAGTCATATTATACCAGGCACTTTGAGGTATGTAGGTATCGCTCTGCCTCCTGTCGGGGCGTCtttattttaaaaaagaaaaaatacctAAATGAATACTACGTGTCCAGTGGTGGGATTGAACCACACTTGCCCAGCCCAATGCTGCGTACCAGAGTTGCGTAGAGGGGAGGTCCTTCGTAATTCCACTCCTCGTAACTCACCGGAATGGGGATAATTGGGTCATTCCCACTCCCGGAATCGTTGAGCTTCCGTATCTCCAATTCAAGTAATGCGAAAATTGACGCGCGACAGGCCAcccgaggcactttgcgtgtattcgcgggctt
This genomic window contains:
- the LOC135900749 gene encoding uncharacterized protein, whose protein sequence is MDASTFYGASSIQTHARTRRKTPNSSVDQLFDAIMNGDVSDADLSDDEVADVQAAQAVTASNEEHDPKMHPADDEGDLSDSDEMPAKKVKHVKWLSKPFDPVDTRCTYHPLGGSTPEEPLKYFMKYFTDEVFEDFTNTDGLAHDFELYQGKGTGVDREFSYLGLGGCVVMRLVESFPQHRNLKLFFDNYFTSVLLLRELKGIGILATGTIRCNRLLGCKLKGEKEMRKEERGITDVKVTEEGDVALVRWKDNNLVTVASTQVSTGEARAGSNHYRQQQQQPV